Proteins from a genomic interval of Macrobrachium nipponense isolate FS-2020 chromosome 28, ASM1510439v2, whole genome shotgun sequence:
- the LOC135201255 gene encoding adult-specific cuticular protein ACP-20-like — protein MFYSVVVILSLAAVCLSDPEAGGGYGHGGGKHGYGEPLPYYYGYHVDGDYKGPHFHQQEKSDGKAVYGSYSVALPDGRKQHVQYTADHYKGFVAHVSYKGKAQHPSYYGPAVVFDHKGYH, from the exons ATGTTTTAcagt GTGGTAGTAATCTTATCACTAGCAGCCGTATGTCTGTCGGACCCTGAAGCTGGTGGTGGCTATGGACATGGTGGAGGAAAACATGGTTACGGG gaaccgCTTCCATATTATTATGGATACCACGTGGACGGGGACTACAAAGGACCTCACTTCCACCAGCAGGAGAAATCTGACGGAAAGGCTGTTTATGGATCCTACTCTGTTGCTCTTCCCGACGGCCGTAAACAACAT GTACAATACACAGCCGACCACTACAAAGGCTTCGTCGCCCACGTCAGCTACAAAGGGAAGGCTCAACATCCATCCTATTACGGACCTGCCGTCGTTTTCGATCATAAAGGATACCACTAA
- the LOC135201254 gene encoding adult-specific cuticular protein ACP-20-like: MFYSVAVLLAVTAVAFADPEADGGYGHGGGKHGYGEPLPYYYGYHVSGDYKGPHFHQEEKSDGKAVYGSYTVALPDGRKQHVKYTADHYKGFVAHVSYKGKAQHPSYYGPAVVFDHKGGYH; the protein is encoded by the exons ATGTTTTACAGT GTGGCAGTCCTTCTGGCCGTAACAGCCGTCGCGTTCGCAGACCCTGAAGCTGATGGAGGGTATGGGCACGGCGGAGGAAAACATGGTTACGGA GAACCTCTTCCATACTATTATGGATACCACGTGAGTGGTGACTACAAAGGCCCCCACTTCCATCAAGAGGAAAAGTCTGACGGAAAGGCTGTTTACGGATCCTACACCGTCGCTCTCCCCGACGGACGAAAGCAGCAT GTGAAATATACAGCTGATCATTACAAAGGCTTCGTCGCCCACGTCAGCTACAAAGGGAAGGCTCAACATCCTTCGTATTACGGACCTGCCGTCGTTTTCGATCACAAGGGAGGCTACCACtga
- the LOC135201258 gene encoding pro-resilin-like, producing MLVMATIVSSHAGGYGQGGHGGGKHGYGEPLPYYYGYHVSGDYKGPHFHHDEKSDGKAVYGSYTVALPDGRKQHVKYTADHYKGFVAHVSYKGKAQHPSYYGPAVVFDHKGHGYH from the exons ATGCTAGTGATGGCAACCATCGTTTCTTCCCATGCTGGTGGCTATGGTCAAGGAGGGCACGGCGGAGGAAAGCATGGATACGGA GAACCTCTGCCATACTACTACGGGTACCATGTCAGCGGTGACTACAAGGGCCCCCACTTCCATCATGATGAGAAGTCTGACGGAAAGGCTGTTTACGGATCCTACACTGTCGCTCTCCCCGACGGACGAAAACAACAC GTGAAATATACAGCCGACCACTACAAAGGCTTCGTCGCCCACGTCAGCTACAAAGGGAAGGCTCAACACCCATCCTACTACGGACCTGCCGTCGTTTTCGACCACAAAGGACATGGATACCACTGA